Genomic segment of Synechococcus sp. A15-28:
GAGCAGCACCTGAGCCATGACGCCGCGAGGGGCATAGGCGCCGTTGGCAATCATGCTCACGTAGCGGGGTCCATGGGAGGTCTTCAGGATTCCACTCAAGGAACTCACTCCCCTGAGGGTTCCTGTCTTCCCCCAGAACTGGCCGGTGAGCGCGGAGCCTCGCTGGAAACGCCAGAGCGTGCCCCGGCGCCCCGCAATCGCCATGGAGGCTTGGTAATGAGCCCCGTATGGGTGTTGCGCCATCCGCCACAGAAGTGTCGACAGGGTTCGGCTGGTCACCCGATTGCCCCTGGAGAGCCCGCTCCCATCCCGGATGCGAAGGCCCTGGGTGGGAATTCCCTGAGCCTGCAGCCAGCGGGTGTTGGCCAACGAGGCCTCAGCCACATCCCAGTTGTCCGCCGCTTCACGCATCAGCACTTCAGCGGTGAAGTTATGGCTTTCGGTGTTGGCCAAGCTGAGCAGCCCATGCATCGGAGCCGACAGCTCACGGTGGATCACCACAGGTTCCTCAGCCTTGGCCTGGGCGAGAGCGGCTTCCCGTTGCTCGGGATTCACCTTCACCAGGCGAAGGCGTCCTCCCTGTTGGCTCACCGTGGTGGACAGCACCCTCTCCAGCCGTCGGGCTGGATCCATCACCGCCATGTGCAGAGCGTTGCTCGTGAGAGCAAGCCGGGTGATCGGTGCGCCGTAGGCGTAGCTGCGATCGTCCGCAGGCCAGTCACTGGGCCACCAGCGCTGGCGTGGCTCCTCCCGCAACATCAACTGAAGAGGCCCCGCAGTCGTCTTGGGCGATTGAGAGCCACCACGCCCCAGAGCCACCATGGCGAAGCGTTGAATCTCAGCGATGCTGAGGTCTGGATCCCCCTCGCCCACAATTTCCAGACTTCCGTCGCCGTGACGGAGTAACTGGGTTTCGAGACGGAAATCGGGCCCGAGGCGATCGAGGGCGAAGGCGGAACTGATCAGTTTCTGATTGGAGGCGGGGATCCTTGGCAACCATCCATTGATGTCCGCCAGGAGTTGGCCCCGCTCGTCAAGAACGCTGACGCTCCACGGAGCCGTGCTGGGGCCAATCGAAGCCTCGACCGCCCGTTGCAGTGACGGGCACAGAGGACGTTGGGTCCGCCCGGGCAGCCCCTGACGGCTGCTGGGGGGACTCGGTTGCAACAAGCGTTCCGTGCTGTGGGCTGCTGCGCCGGCGTTCAGCAACAACGCCGCCAGAGCCGGGGTGATCCAACGCTGGCTCATGGAAGAGCCACACCGCTGACGACACCATTGGCGCGGTAAAGCCGTCCTTCGAGTTCCACAGGACTGCCGACCTTGAGTTTGGTGCCACCGAAGACCACGCCGGATGGACCTGTCTCCGCATCGGCCTTCAGGCGAAAGCGTGCATGCAGGCCGCGGGCCGGGCTGGTGTCTTCCGCTTCGAGAACGGTTCCATCCGGCAGGAGCTGGGTGAGGGGACGACTGATGTCCTCCACAGACAACAGCGCAACGCGCCCAGCCGGCTGGTTGCGAATCACGATGCTGACGGCCCCTTCCTCTCGGATGCCCTCCAGGAACGCCTCCGAATCGACCACCTGCAGGTGACGCACATCCACACTCACCTCAACCGGCTTCACTGAGCCCGTCGCCCGGGCCACCGCATTGGTCAGTTTCGGAGACCAGACCACACCAGCGAGCGCGGCCACTGTTGCTGCAACGGCCAGCCCATCGAGAACCGTGATGGAGCTGAGGGAGAACCGTCGCTGCATGGCATCACTGCTTCGAGCCGAACATTACGGACGGCGGGTGGTCCGATCAAGCATTTGTCAGCTGCGCAGACCGTCGATGAATCGATCCACACTGCCGAGCTGCTGTTTGAGGCTGTCCGAGTCTTCTCCGGCCAACAGCGCCGAGATCTGCTCGGGATCCGGGCGATTTTCCATGGACGCCAGATGGCGGTAACCATCGGGGTCAAGTCGATACAGAGTCCAGTCATCAGGGAACCTCCGCATCAACGCTCCACCCTCAAGGGGCTGAAGCCAGTACGCCTGCTGCCAGGAGGAGACGAAGCCACGCCGTCGCTCACGGGCCACGCTGCCGATCCCGACGGCAGCATCCTCAAGCCGGCCGTTGAGCATCAAGACCGAACCACGATGGTCCTGACAGATGGCCATGAACTGCTCGTAGTCCGAGGGTTGCGGACCAACCGCCAACACCAATCCATCCGCATCTCCACGGGTCGACCATTGGTTGAAATCCAGGATGGTTCCGGCCAGATCCGGTGCATCACGCCTTGCCAGCGCTGCAGCCCCAGCATCCGGCCAGAGCAGCCGACAGGATTCATCCACCGAGCGAAGGGCTTGAAACAGCCGCAGAGCGACGGGGAGAATCCGCAGATTCTCGAATCGAAGGGACGCGCCCCATCGGGCACCCTTGCCTGAGGCCAGGGCTGCCTTGAGGGCATCAAGCAGATCGGCTTCCGCGGTCAGCAGATCGGCGGGAAGGCTGGCCTTCTGGGCTTCAGGCACGTCTGCAGATTCACAGATGGGCCACCAGCCTCTCAGGTGCAGGCGTCAATCGCCTGTTGCAGCAGCTGAGGAACGGACTCGAGATCGTCACTGCTCAGCCATGGGCCAAGGCTGAAACGCACCAACGACTGCCTCCACCTGGGCGCGATGTCCATGGCGGTCAGCACATCACTGTCCTGGGCCTGGCCGGAACGGCATGCACTGCCACTGCTGCAGGCCACCCCCAGACGCGACAACTGCTGCACCATTCGCCGTCCTGAGAGGGGAAGGCCTCTTCTGTCCCCGATCAGGCAGGCCAGATGGTGGGGGAGTCGCTGGTCCTCCGCAGCATTGATCACCGTCAGTGCCGGAATCGCAGCCAGTTGCGACTGCAATCGATCACGCAAGGAACGAATCTGCGGTGTGGAACCTGGGGGCGCCAGGGACCGTTCCGCGTTGAACCTTGGCAGGTGTTGGAGGGCGACCGCCAGCCCGGCGATCAGGGCGACGGCTTCCGTGCCGGCGCGATGGCCCCCCTCCTGTCCGCCGCCGGACAGCAGCGGCTGAGCCAGGACGCCTGGACGATGCAAAAGCACCCCAATCCCTCGTGGACCCTGCAGTTTGTGGGAGGAGAACGTGAGCAGGTCAAGGCTCGATGCGGACCAGTCCATCAGCCCCTGGGGGATGAGCTGGGTTGCGTCCGTGTGACAGGGAATGCCCCGTTCCCGGCAGGCTCTGGCCACCAGCGGAACGGGTTGCACTGTCCCCACTTCGCTCTGTCCCCAGATCAGGGAGACCAGCAGCGTCGGAGGTGACAACAGCTCATCGAGGTACTCAAGACGGATCTGACCTCGTCCATCGACGGGCCAACGCACCACCGTCCACCCCCGCTGCTCAAGCTGGGCGGCAGCTCCCTCCACTGCTGGATGCTCCACGGCTGAGATCACCAAGCGCCCGGGGGGACACCCAGCGGCGACACCGAGAAGGGCCAGGTGAACCGATTCCGTTGCCCCGGAGGTGAAGATCAGCTCGTCGTCCTGGGCTCCAAGTTGTTTGGTGATGGCCTGGCGGGACCGAGCCAGGCGCTCGGCGGCCACAAGACCTGTGCCATGCAGGCTGCTGGGGTTGCCCCAGGCATCCCGCTGCACTGCGTTGATGCACTCGATCACGGTCGGCAGCGGCGGGGTTGTGGCCGCTGCATCGAGATAGAGCTCAGATGGTGTCACGCTCAAACCGGGCCCGGGTCCGCTGCTCCAGTGAGTCACTGGCCAGATTCAGCATGGCGTCCAGTGACGTGCTGTTCAGGAAGGCCTGAACCTGCTGCTGGGCCGCATCACGCAGACAGTTGTCCGGCTGCTGGCAAGCGTCAACACAATCACTGGAGCAATCGAACGGAGCCTTCTCCGGGGCAGCGGAAGGCAACGTCTCCAAAACGGAGGCCGCTCCAGCCGGCATCAGATCCGGTGACAACACGCCATCGAACACAGCCACCGCAGGCCCCGTCATCAGGACGGAACCGCTGCGACCGGGCCAGGCGATCTGGAGAGGACCACCGGGAAGCATCACCTCGGCGTGGTCATCGGCAAGATCCAGAAGAACCGCGGCGACAAGGGTTGCGCAGGCCCCTGTTCCACAGGCCAGGGTCGGCCCCGCTCCCCGTTCCCAGACGCGGATCTCCAGACGATTGCGGGCGTGCACCTGAAGGAAATGCACGTTGGTTTTGGCTGGGAATAGGGGGTGAACCTCCAGAGCCGCACCCCATGCGTCGAAGGGAATCGAACTGAGGTCGGCAACAGGAACCACGACGTGGGGATTTCCCATCCCAACCGCGGCCACGTCCAGCGATCGATCCGCAAGATCGACGGATCCCCTCGCGAGACCTTCCACCAGCGGGAGAGTTGTCGGAATGCTCGAGGGGACCAGGAAGGGGGCACCCATATCGACGAGCAACTGGCCATCGCTCTGCAACTCGGGGCGGATCAGACCCGCAGGCGTTTCAATCGACCAACGCTTGCCGGGAGCATCACCATCACTGTCCGCGAGGAAACGGGCCAGACAGCGGATGCCGTTGCCGCACATCTCAGCCTCGGTGCCGTCGGCATTGAAGATCCGCATGCGCAGATCCCCTTCGCCCTGGGGTGGCAGGGCAAGGATCACGCCATCACCACCGATCCCGAACCGACGGTCGCAGAGCTGCCTGACCCAGCCCGGATCCGGTTCAGTGATCGTTGGGGGCAACTGGCCTTGACGTCCTTCCAGGATCAGGAAGTCATTGCCAAGTCCCTGATATTTGCTGAACTGCAGCATGGTGTGCTGTTGGCAGATCCGAATCCTATGGAGACTGCACCCCTCGACCCCAGTCTGCCTGGAGTCAGAACGCTCCAGTCCTGGATCAGGGAGCAGCTTCCGATCAACATTGATGTCATCGGTTCTGAACGGATTGAGGGTCGGCTCATCTGGCAGGACCAGGAATTTCTGGCCATTGAGCGACGTCCTGCCACCCGCCCGACGCTGATCAACCGCCGGCAGATCACTGTGATCCGCGTCCTCGGTTGAAACCGCTGGATGTGACACGATCGCAGCCTTGCCGACATCCCGTCGACCGTGAACAGCCGTTATTCGCCTGCGGACCTTGAACAGCGCTGGCAAGCGACCTGGCGCTCCGAGGGGTTGGATGTCACCCCTGAGCCGGAGGACGGCAAGGGGTTCTACGCCCTTTCGATGTTTCCCTACCCCTCGGGGACACTGCACATGGGCCATGTGCGCAATTACGTCATTACTGATGTGATTGCACGGGTTCAGCGGATGCGCGGCCGCGCTGTGTTGCACCCCATGGGATGGGATGCCTTCGGCCTTCCGGCGGAGAATGCGGCGATTGAACGCAACGTCGATCCCGGCGATTGGACCGATCGCAACATCGAGCAGATGCGATCGCAATTGGATCGCCTCGGGTTGTCGATCGACTGGGACCGTGAGCAGGCCACCTGCCACAGCGATTACTACCGCTGGACCCAATGGCTGTTCCTGGAGCTCTTCGATGGCGGCCTGGCCTACCGGAAAAACGCAACGGTCAACTGGGATCCGGTGGATCAGACCGTTCTCGCCAACGAGCAGGTGGATGCCGATGGTCGCTCCTGGCGTTCCGGTGCCTTGGTGGAGCAACGCCAGCTGAATCAATGGTTCCTGCGCATCACGCAGTACGCCGAAGCCCTGCTCAAGGACCTGGATCAGCTCAGCGGTTGGCCGGAACGGGTTCGCACCATGCAGGCCAACTGGATCGGTCGCTCAGAGGGAGCTGAGATCCAGTTCCAGCTGTCCTCCGATTCCGACACAACCATCACCGTGTTCACCACAAGGCCGGACACCCTGGCCGGCGCCAGCTATGTGGTTCTTGCTCCCGACCACCCCGTGGTGGACAGCCTGACGACGGCGGATCTGCGGGACTCTGTTCAGGCCTTCCAGGGCGAGGTGGCTCGCCTCAGTGCCCTGGAGCGCACCAGTGATGAAGGGCCCAAGCGTGGGGTCTTCACCGGCGTCAACGTGATCAACCCCCTCACCGGCAACCCACTGCCGGTGTGGATCGCGGACTACGTGCTGGCTGATTATGGCACCGGCGCTGTCATGGGAGTTCCTGCCCATGACCAGCGGGACCGTCGTTTTGCCCAGAGCTATGGGCTGCCCGTTCAGCAGGTGATTGAGGCCGAGGGTGCCGCCGCTGCAATCGCGGCTGGAGAGGCTTGGACCGACAGCGGAGTGCTGATCCATTCCGGTGATTTCGATGGTCTGACATCAACCGAAGCCAAGGAGCAGATCACTCGCCATGGCGCGAAGCAGGGATGGGCAGAGGCGAAGGTCACCTATCGGCTGCGGGACTGGCTGATCTCACGACAGCGCTATTGGGGTTGCCCGATTCCGATCATCCACTGCCCAAGCTGTGGTGCCGTACCGGTCCCGCGCGAGGAACTGCCGGTGGAACTCCCCCGGGACATCGACCTGTCCGGCAAGGGCGGATCGCCCCTGGGACAACAGAACGACTGGGTCAACGTCCCCTGCCCCTCCTGTGGTGAACCCGCCAAGCGCGAAACCGACACGATGGACACCTTCATGTGTTCGTCCTGGTATTTCCTCCGTTTCGCCGACCCCCACAACAGCGAGCGGCCGTTCAGCCGGGAGGCCGTCAATCGTTGGTTGCCGGTACAGCAGTACGTGGGGGGCATTGAACACGCCATCCTTCACCTGCTGTATTCGCGCTTTTTCACCAAGGCGTTGAAGGATCGGGGCTTGATCGATGTCGCAGAGCCCTTTGACCGTCTCCTCACCCAGGGGATGGTTCAGGGAACGACGTATCGCAATCCCAGCACCGGCAAATATGTCGCGCCGGCCGATGTGGCTGATCCTGAAGCACCAACCGATCCGAACAGTGGTGAACCGCTTGAGGTGCTGTTCGAAAAGATGTCCAAGTCGAAGTACAACGGCGTTGATCCTGCGGCAGTGATCGATCGCTACGGCGCGGACACCGCTCGCATGTTCATTTTGTTCAAAGCGCCGCCCGAGAAGGATCTCGAATGGGATGACGCCGATGTGGAGGGGCAATTCCGTTTTCTGCAACGGATCTGGCGTCTGGTGGAATCCGCCGGCACGCGAATCGAGACCCTCGACCCCGAAGAACGCCCCGAGCCTCTGGCCGACAGCGACGCTCAGGTGCGTCGCGCCATCCACCTGGCCATCGAAGCGGTGAGTGAGGACCTGCAGGACGAGATTCAGTTGAACACCGCGATCTCGGAGCTGATGAAACTCACCAATGCGATCACATCCGTGGGTGTTTCCGAATTGAGCACCTCAGTGCTGAAGGAAGCCCTTTCGACGCTGCTTCGGCTGCTGGCTCCCTTTGCTCCCCATCTTGCCGAAGAGCTCTGGTATCAACTTGGCGGCAGCTCCAGCGTTCACCGCGCCGGCTGGCCCGAGCTGGACCCCAGCGCTCTGGTTCAGGACTCGGTGGACCTGGTGATTCAGATCAAGGGCAAGATCCGGGGAACGATTCAGGTTCCCGCTGACGCCGACAAAGCTCAGCTGGAGGCCTTGGCACTGGCCAGTGATGTCGCAGCCAAATGGCTGGAGGGACAACCACCCCGACGCGTGATTGTGGTGCCGGGGAAATTGGTCAACCTGGTGCCCTGATCAGCTGCGGCTGAAGCGCATGCTGGCTGGGTTCGCCCAATCTCCCTCGGCCTGGTAACCGCGGGAATTGCCCGCCAGATGGCGCATGATCCAGAACACGGCTTCATCGCTTCCGTCACCGACGGCCTGACGGATTTCGCTGACGGATCGTGAAGCACCATCCTGAAGAATGGCTTCGATCCTGCTTTGCAGGTCAAGAATGGCCGCTGCAGCCTTCTTGCCCGCTTCAACACCGGGCTGGTGATAGGCGTTGATGTTGACCAGATCGCCGTAGAACCCCACAGCGCGCTCAAACAGAGCAATCAGTGCTCCAAGTCGACGGGAATCAAAGCGACGCATGCTGATACTGAGACTCTGACGGCCTCCTTCCGTCAAAGCGGACCGCGTTCCCTGCAGGAACCCATCGAGGAAATCACCGGGGCATTCGTCCTTGATCACCGGAATATCATCTACATCCTCAAGAACCTCGATGAACGTGGCAAAGAAATTGTCAACGCCGTCCCGGAGCTGTTGTACGTAGGCGTGCTGGTCTGTGGAACCCTTGTTGCCATAAACGGCAATGCCTTGGTTGACCTCGTTGCCATCGCGATCAAGACGCTTTCCGAGGGATTCCATCACCAACTGCTGCAGATAGCGGCTGAACACCTCGAGACGATCGCGGTAGGGCAGCACCACCATGTCGCGGAGTCCCTTGCCGTCGCCGGCGACAAACCATGAAGCCGCCATCAGTGCAGCTGGGTTACGACGCAGATCGGCCAGACGGGTCGCTTCGTCCATCTGCGCAGCACCGGCGAGAAAATCGCGGATATCAGCACCGATCAGAGCGCCGGGGAGCAGGCCCACAGCACTGGTGATGCTGGTCCTGCCGCCGACCCAATCGAACATGTCGAAGCGTTTGAGCCATCCGTCCTGTTTGGCTTCCCGATCGAGTTTGCTGTCGACCATAGTGATGGCGACAGCCTGAGCAGACCATTGGCCACCGCGGCTCTCAAGTCGATGGCGTGCCTGCTCCATGCCCAGATGGGGCTCCGGTGTGCCGCCTGATTTGCTCACGGTGACCACGAGAGTGGTTGCCAGACGATCGTCAAGATCAGCCAGAACGGCACTCATGCCGTTGGGGTCAACGTTGTCGAAGAAGTGAAACGGCAGCCCTGAGCCCTGTTTCTGGAGAGCTCTGATCATCAGCAGGGGGCCCAGACCACTGCCGCCGATTCCGATCCAGAGAACATCCGTGAAGGTTTGCCCCCCGGGCGCTTTGATCACGCCGTTGATCACATCCTGACCGAACTGCTCGATCTGGTCGATTTCCGAGGCGATGTGGTCACGGACCTGGTCACTTGGCGCCAGTTGCGGAGACCGTAGCCAGTAATGCCCCACCTGTCGCTCTTCATCAGGGTTGGCGATGGCACCGGCTTCAAGCTCCGCCATGGCCGTGAACGCTTTGTCGAATTTCGGCTGCAGCTGCTCCAGATCAGACGGATTGAGATGCATGCGACTGATGTCCAACCAGATGCCGAGATCCTCGTGGTACCAAAGGAGATCACAGAATCGCTGCCATTGAATCTGAGCGTCACTGGCGCTGAAATCCGGGAAGCTCATCGGGCCCTGATGGTGCACACCGCCCGAAGGTATCCAGGATCGACCTTGCATGCCCATCTCCTGGGACACCCAGGCTAGTTTCGGTGCTGATTTGAACAGAGTCCCGCTTCCGGTTGATGCGCGTCCACCTGCAGCGCTGCGGAGTCTTGGCCCTGAGCCTCGCCCTTGTTTCCCCCCCCCCGGCATCCAAGCCGACCGCTGGGGTGGCTCAAGCGGTCATTCAGCTCACTGAACGTGATGAGCGGCCTGATCCATCCGTTTTCTTGCCCGAGGAGCTGCAGTTGCTGCAGCAACGGTTCGGGGTCCATGGCCCCCAGACCACGCTGGCCCAATTGTTCACCCGAGGTGTCGATCAGCTTCAGCCACTACGCGACCTGACACTCGATCAACTCAATCAACTCAAACCGGTCATCCTTAGAGAGTCAGTGCGTCATCGGATCAATCCGATGCTGGTAACGGCCATTCTGTTCGACGAAATTCAGCACTCCAAGCCCGGAGAAAGTCTTCCGTTCATTGCTCACTCTGGTCTGGTCAGAACCCACGGACCGGCGCAGCTTGCCATCACCGAACTGATTCACCAGAACCGTCTGCCTGCCAACCCGAGCCCCGATGAAATCGCCTGGGCCAGGAATCAATTGCTGGATCCGGAGATGAGCGTGGTGTTTCTTGTGGGCAAGATGAGTCGGCTCAAACAGGAGCTGGGGCTCTCCACCACACGACGACTGGATGCCAGCAGCTCCTACGGCGATGCCAAGGCGATCGCCACCTTGGCCTATCTCCATAACGGAAAACTTGACTACCCCAGACGCATTTTGAGTTACATGCAGGATCCTGAGCTGCATGGCTTGATCTACAGCTCAAAGCGCAGCCACCCCTTCCTCCTGATCTGATGATGGTTGGGCCTCAGAAGTGGGCGCCAATCCCGACACTCAACCAGGAGTGATGGGGCGTCACCACAACGCGGCGGTGCACTGGGCGATACATGGGTCGATAGACGTGGCGGTACACAGGACGAACCACGCGAACCCAGGGCTTACCAGCGGAGCGGACGGCGTGTTTGTAACCCTTCCGATATCCCTTGTTGTAGGCCTTCTGTTTCTTTCCAGAGGAGTGATGGTGGTGAGGGGCAGCCCAGCTGGCGTGAACCTTATGGGCGGGAGCAACAGAACCCAGACTTAAACCGACAAGCGCAACAGCGGTGACGCCACAGGTGATCAGACGCGTGGAAGGCATGGACAGAACCCAACTGTCCAAACCGTACGGAGACTGTGTTCCAAGCAGGTGACTGGGGTCGTTTGGATTGATGACTGAATGTGATCACCTATCCCCTTCAAGTCAGGAGTCACAGAGATCACCGAGTGCAGACAGCCGATACTGCAGAGAAGCCCAGTTGAAACTGCGTGGATCCGATCGTTCCCCGCCCAGATCAACATGGCGATGGGTCGTGATGGCAGCCGGAGTCAGATTGAAACGGTCGATCCAATCCGACAAAACGATGGCGAGGGCGTCGTATTGGCGGGAGGTGTAGCCCGTGTGCGTTGAAGCATCATTGGCGCCACTCTCTGGTGTTTCCAGACTGACGTGTAACGCGAAATTGTTGAGGGAGCCCCTTAGTCGAGGGTTGGTGACCGCCCATTCACCAAGGAATGCTGAATTGCCAGCTCCATAGGCTCGTTTGAGTGGGTCAACGATGTCGACAACCTTTCCGCCCAGTCCGATCAGGGCGTGATAGCTCGCTTGGTCTTCATCCATCGGGTGCGGTGTCTGAAAGGTGTTGATCGCTGATGTCAGTGAATAAACGGTTTCGTGCATCACGACCACCCGTGGAGATGGGTCCAATGGAGCGCCGTAGGAATCCTTCGAGAAACGCTCGCCGAAGTTGGTCGGATGAATGGGAACGGTGGTTCGCCAGGAACCACTGGTGCGTTTCAGTTCGTTCAGGCGTGAACGCAGGGCGGAATCGATCCCCGTGCACTGTTTCGCCAAGGGTGATGTCCAGGACCGTGAGCGAGGAGCACGCGGGGATGTCACCGACGGCGGCGACTTGGCGTTCTTGTCCGACTCCACCTGCTCAAGCAGGTCCATCAACGATGGACGATCACCCGCGTGGGATTGTTTGCTCCGGTCCAGAGCGACCCAGATGAACAGCACGACCGCAAGGGATCCTGTGGTCACGGCACCGACAGCGGTCAGAGGGTGCTGACGGATCAGATCAGCAGCACGCTCAAGTCTCTGGATCAGAGAAACCGGAACCATCGATCTCTCAGAAACAGCTGCTCCGAGGATGCCGCAGGTTCCCAGCTGAGGCACCAACGTTCCACACCGGCAACCGGCCGCAGCTTTGTTGTGCCGAGGCAGCTGCGCCGTGCGTAGGTGATCAATGCAGGATCATCCACCCTCAGAAGCGAGGAGACCTCTGCTGCCGCTCCCACAC
This window contains:
- a CDS encoding helicase DnaB; amino-acid sequence: MRVHLQRCGVLALSLALVSPPPASKPTAGVAQAVIQLTERDERPDPSVFLPEELQLLQQRFGVHGPQTTLAQLFTRGVDQLQPLRDLTLDQLNQLKPVILRESVRHRINPMLVTAILFDEIQHSKPGESLPFIAHSGLVRTHGPAQLAITELIHQNRLPANPSPDEIAWARNQLLDPEMSVVFLVGKMSRLKQELGLSTTRRLDASSSYGDAKAIATLAYLHNGKLDYPRRILSYMQDPELHGLIYSSKRSHPFLLI
- the dapF gene encoding diaminopimelate epimerase: MLQFSKYQGLGNDFLILEGRQGQLPPTITEPDPGWVRQLCDRRFGIGGDGVILALPPQGEGDLRMRIFNADGTEAEMCGNGIRCLARFLADSDGDAPGKRWSIETPAGLIRPELQSDGQLLVDMGAPFLVPSSIPTTLPLVEGLARGSVDLADRSLDVAAVGMGNPHVVVPVADLSSIPFDAWGAALEVHPLFPAKTNVHFLQVHARNRLEIRVWERGAGPTLACGTGACATLVAAVLLDLADDHAEVMLPGGPLQIAWPGRSGSVLMTGPAVAVFDGVLSPDLMPAGAASVLETLPSAAPEKAPFDCSSDCVDACQQPDNCLRDAAQQQVQAFLNSTSLDAMLNLASDSLEQRTRARFERDTI
- a CDS encoding peptidoglycan recognition family protein yields the protein MVPVSLIQRLERAADLIRQHPLTAVGAVTTGSLAVVLFIWVALDRSKQSHAGDRPSLMDLLEQVESDKNAKSPPSVTSPRAPRSRSWTSPLAKQCTGIDSALRSRLNELKRTSGSWRTTVPIHPTNFGERFSKDSYGAPLDPSPRVVVMHETVYSLTSAINTFQTPHPMDEDQASYHALIGLGGKVVDIVDPLKRAYGAGNSAFLGEWAVTNPRLRGSLNNFALHVSLETPESGANDASTHTGYTSRQYDALAIVLSDWIDRFNLTPAAITTHRHVDLGGERSDPRSFNWASLQYRLSALGDLCDS
- the leuS gene encoding leucine--tRNA ligase; amino-acid sequence: MNSRYSPADLEQRWQATWRSEGLDVTPEPEDGKGFYALSMFPYPSGTLHMGHVRNYVITDVIARVQRMRGRAVLHPMGWDAFGLPAENAAIERNVDPGDWTDRNIEQMRSQLDRLGLSIDWDREQATCHSDYYRWTQWLFLELFDGGLAYRKNATVNWDPVDQTVLANEQVDADGRSWRSGALVEQRQLNQWFLRITQYAEALLKDLDQLSGWPERVRTMQANWIGRSEGAEIQFQLSSDSDTTITVFTTRPDTLAGASYVVLAPDHPVVDSLTTADLRDSVQAFQGEVARLSALERTSDEGPKRGVFTGVNVINPLTGNPLPVWIADYVLADYGTGAVMGVPAHDQRDRRFAQSYGLPVQQVIEAEGAAAAIAAGEAWTDSGVLIHSGDFDGLTSTEAKEQITRHGAKQGWAEAKVTYRLRDWLISRQRYWGCPIPIIHCPSCGAVPVPREELPVELPRDIDLSGKGGSPLGQQNDWVNVPCPSCGEPAKRETDTMDTFMCSSWYFLRFADPHNSERPFSREAVNRWLPVQQYVGGIEHAILHLLYSRFFTKALKDRGLIDVAEPFDRLLTQGMVQGTTYRNPSTGKYVAPADVADPEAPTDPNSGEPLEVLFEKMSKSKYNGVDPAAVIDRYGADTARMFILFKAPPEKDLEWDDADVEGQFRFLQRIWRLVESAGTRIETLDPEERPEPLADSDAQVRRAIHLAIEAVSEDLQDEIQLNTAISELMKLTNAITSVGVSELSTSVLKEALSTLLRLLAPFAPHLAEELWYQLGGSSSVHRAGWPELDPSALVQDSVDLVIQIKGKIRGTIQVPADADKAQLEALALASDVAAKWLEGQPPRRVIVVPGKLVNLVP
- a CDS encoding DUF4330 domain-containing protein, which produces MQRRFSLSSITVLDGLAVAATVAALAGVVWSPKLTNAVARATGSVKPVEVSVDVRHLQVVDSEAFLEGIREEGAVSIVIRNQPAGRVALLSVEDISRPLTQLLPDGTVLEAEDTSPARGLHARFRLKADAETGPSGVVFGGTKLKVGSPVELEGRLYRANGVVSGVALP
- a CDS encoding glucose-6-phosphate isomerase, encoding MSFPDFSASDAQIQWQRFCDLLWYHEDLGIWLDISRMHLNPSDLEQLQPKFDKAFTAMAELEAGAIANPDEERQVGHYWLRSPQLAPSDQVRDHIASEIDQIEQFGQDVINGVIKAPGGQTFTDVLWIGIGGSGLGPLLMIRALQKQGSGLPFHFFDNVDPNGMSAVLADLDDRLATTLVVTVSKSGGTPEPHLGMEQARHRLESRGGQWSAQAVAITMVDSKLDREAKQDGWLKRFDMFDWVGGRTSITSAVGLLPGALIGADIRDFLAGAAQMDEATRLADLRRNPAALMAASWFVAGDGKGLRDMVVLPYRDRLEVFSRYLQQLVMESLGKRLDRDGNEVNQGIAVYGNKGSTDQHAYVQQLRDGVDNFFATFIEVLEDVDDIPVIKDECPGDFLDGFLQGTRSALTEGGRQSLSISMRRFDSRRLGALIALFERAVGFYGDLVNINAYHQPGVEAGKKAAAAILDLQSRIEAILQDGASRSVSEIRQAVGDGSDEAVFWIMRHLAGNSRGYQAEGDWANPASMRFSRS
- the dacB gene encoding D-alanyl-D-alanine carboxypeptidase/D-alanyl-D-alanine-endopeptidase; amino-acid sequence: MSQRWITPALAALLLNAGAAAHSTERLLQPSPPSSRQGLPGRTQRPLCPSLQRAVEASIGPSTAPWSVSVLDERGQLLADINGWLPRIPASNQKLISSAFALDRLGPDFRLETQLLRHGDGSLEIVGEGDPDLSIAEIQRFAMVALGRGGSQSPKTTAGPLQLMLREEPRQRWWPSDWPADDRSYAYGAPITRLALTSNALHMAVMDPARRLERVLSTTVSQQGGRLRLVKVNPEQREAALAQAKAEEPVVIHRELSAPMHGLLSLANTESHNFTAEVLMREAADNWDVAEASLANTRWLQAQGIPTQGLRIRDGSGLSRGNRVTSRTLSTLLWRMAQHPYGAHYQASMAIAGRRGTLWRFQRGSALTGQFWGKTGTLRGVSSLSGILKTSHGPRYVSMIANGAYAPRGVMAQVLLAVQRISQCPSWNAAGRRHVGHG
- a CDS encoding DUF1995 family protein, whose amino-acid sequence is MPEAQKASLPADLLTAEADLLDALKAALASGKGARWGASLRFENLRILPVALRLFQALRSVDESCRLLWPDAGAAALARRDAPDLAGTILDFNQWSTRGDADGLVLAVGPQPSDYEQFMAICQDHRGSVLMLNGRLEDAAVGIGSVARERRRGFVSSWQQAYWLQPLEGGALMRRFPDDWTLYRLDPDGYRHLASMENRPDPEQISALLAGEDSDSLKQQLGSVDRFIDGLRS
- a CDS encoding cysteine desulfurase family protein, whose amino-acid sequence is MTPSELYLDAAATTPPLPTVIECINAVQRDAWGNPSSLHGTGLVAAERLARSRQAITKQLGAQDDELIFTSGATESVHLALLGVAAGCPPGRLVISAVEHPAVEGAAAQLEQRGWTVVRWPVDGRGQIRLEYLDELLSPPTLLVSLIWGQSEVGTVQPVPLVARACRERGIPCHTDATQLIPQGLMDWSASSLDLLTFSSHKLQGPRGIGVLLHRPGVLAQPLLSGGGQEGGHRAGTEAVALIAGLAVALQHLPRFNAERSLAPPGSTPQIRSLRDRLQSQLAAIPALTVINAAEDQRLPHHLACLIGDRRGLPLSGRRMVQQLSRLGVACSSGSACRSGQAQDSDVLTAMDIAPRWRQSLVRFSLGPWLSSDDLESVPQLLQQAIDACT